The sequence TGGCGGACTGATTGCGCGCGATGTGAAGGTTTTTACAGGAGCAGACCGCCTGCATGTACTGGCATCGGTGGACGAGTTGAACCTGGATTTTGACTACGGAAAGCTGCTGGAAAAAATGTTTGTGGTGGATGGGCTGGAACTGAGCCATGCCAGTGTATCCCTGCCGGTGGATGACCCTGAAGGCGGTGAGCACACGGTGATCACATTGGAGGATCTGAGCGCGCGGGCTTTTCTCAGAGAGGGAGTGTTGGAAGTTCGGCAGGCACAGGGGACGCTGTCCGGCATCCGCCTGAACATTACAGGATTGCTGACGCTGCCAGGAAAAAAGGTGGATGAGCCGCCGAAGGCCAAGGTGGACAGCCTTTCCGTGAGCGAGCAAATCAAGGTGATCAATGCACATCACCGGCGCATCCAGCGGGGGGTGGAGTGGCTGAACCGCTTTGAATTTGATACCCCGCCGCAGGTGAGGCTGGAGGTGAACGGCGACCTGGGGCGACCGCAGGAGCTTTCAGCACGGTTGTTTTTTGAAGCGATGGGCCTGCGATACGGTACGTATGTGTGTGAGGACCTGCTGGCAGAGGCGGAATATAAAGCGGGCTTGATCGACCTGACGCGGCTGATTATTAAAGATCCGACGGGGCAGGTGAATGGCAGTGCGACGTGGCGGATGGGGACGCCGGATCTGAGATTCCAACTGACCTCAAGTGCGGATTTGCCCGGACTGGCGCAGGCATTTCTAAACAGCGACAACTTGCGCGAAATTGTGTTTTACGGGACGCCGCATTTGGCGCTGAATGGTGTCTGGTATGTAGACGGTCCAATGGCGCAAGGGAAGCGGCCTGTGCAGGCGACTGGAAGGCTGGATTGCGGACGCTTCAGCACCCGGGGGGCGGTTTTTGACGGGCTGGAGGCAAATATAGGGGTGTCTCCAGAGGGTGTGTATATTCGGGACATGCTGTTGAAGCATGAGACTGGGACGTTGACGGCGCAGGCACTGTCCCATGAGGCGGAGGGATTTCGTTATAGGGCGGTCTTGAGGATGGATCCCAATGCGTTTCTGCCCTTTGCGAAAATGCCACAGACCCGGGAGATCATCAGTCGCTTCCAGTTTAATCCAAAGTCAAACATCTACTTTGAGGTGGAAGGGTCCGGGCCGAAGGCTGACCTCCAGCTATGCCTCAACAAGGGCAGGGGAGATCTGCGGAATTTTCGCTATCGTGGGGTGGACATGGAAATGATGCAGGCGGATGTGGAGTTCCAAGGGCCAATTCAGCATTATCGGAATGCGAAGATCCAAAGAGCCGAAGGCGTGGGCGAGGTGGCTCATGTGCATGTGGACGACAAAGAAAAATGGGTGCGTCTGGAGGGTATTCGTTCGAAACTGGATCCGGTGGCGGTGACAAGCTGCTTTGCGCCGAAAGTAGCAGATATCATTGCGAAATACCGGCTGCCAAAAACGACCGCAGTGGAATTGGACGGGCTGATTTACTACAAGGACCCCACGCGGAATGACTTTAATGTGAGCTTCCGACATTCGTCAGGAACGGGGCGTTATGTTTTGTGGGGGGAGGATTACCTTATTTCTGCGCCTCAGGGGGAGTTGAGTTTTAAGGGCCATGACATGAAGTTTGACATCCGTGGACGCCTATTTGGAGAGGCACTAAGCGCGAAAGGTCGTGTCGATCTGGCTCCGGGAACGAATGATTTTTCAGTGCTGGTGAATGCAGGGGAGTTTCCGTATGAGATCTTTGGCAAGGATCTGCCTTTTGACCAAGTGAAGGCAGATGTCTCCAGCCGTGGCAGCACGACGTATTTCGATGTGAAGTCCTCCTTATTAGGAGGAGCCTTTTCGCTGAAGGGAACACTCAATGAGCGGCTGCAGCCGCAGTCGTATGAGGGGGAACTGATGCTGGATGGGGTGAGCTTTCTGCGTCTCACCCAGATCTACTCGAAGACGAATGATACGGAGGGAGATATCACCGGACATTTCCGCTTCGCCGGGCGCATGAATGACTGGATGTCACTCAAGGGAGGCGGTGCTGCTACGATCCTGAATGGCAACCTGTACGCCGTTCCCATCCTGGGGCCTCTGACGCCGATCTTGGGAAGTGTGCTGCCAGGACAGATCAAGGGATACAATGTCGCAAAGGCGGCGGACTGTACCTTTGAGGTGGCAGATGGTTTTATCGTGACCAAAAATATCGAGGCAACCACGAGTGTCTTCAGGATTGCGATGGGGGGTAAGATCGACTTCATCCGCGATGC is a genomic window of Prosthecobacter fusiformis containing:
- a CDS encoding AsmA-like C-terminal region-containing protein, giving the protein MKKLIRGVIKLCVASAVLSAVIYASSESFSRRWREFIIGQMAERGLHMDLKRLMLNPFGGLIARDVKVFTGADRLHVLASVDELNLDFDYGKLLEKMFVVDGLELSHASVSLPVDDPEGGEHTVITLEDLSARAFLREGVLEVRQAQGTLSGIRLNITGLLTLPGKKVDEPPKAKVDSLSVSEQIKVINAHHRRIQRGVEWLNRFEFDTPPQVRLEVNGDLGRPQELSARLFFEAMGLRYGTYVCEDLLAEAEYKAGLIDLTRLIIKDPTGQVNGSATWRMGTPDLRFQLTSSADLPGLAQAFLNSDNLREIVFYGTPHLALNGVWYVDGPMAQGKRPVQATGRLDCGRFSTRGAVFDGLEANIGVSPEGVYIRDMLLKHETGTLTAQALSHEAEGFRYRAVLRMDPNAFLPFAKMPQTREIISRFQFNPKSNIYFEVEGSGPKADLQLCLNKGRGDLRNFRYRGVDMEMMQADVEFQGPIQHYRNAKIQRAEGVGEVAHVHVDDKEKWVRLEGIRSKLDPVAVTSCFAPKVADIIAKYRLPKTTAVELDGLIYYKDPTRNDFNVSFRHSSGTGRYVLWGEDYLISAPQGELSFKGHDMKFDIRGRLFGEALSAKGRVDLAPGTNDFSVLVNAGEFPYEIFGKDLPFDQVKADVSSRGSTTYFDVKSSLLGGAFSLKGTLNERLQPQSYEGELMLDGVSFLRLTQIYSKTNDTEGDITGHFRFAGRMNDWMSLKGGGAATILNGNLYAVPILGPLTPILGSVLPGQIKGYNVAKAADCTFEVADGFIVTKNIEATTSVFRIAMGGKIDFIRDAVDLTAQVRIRGIPGLVFLPFSELLEYRGTGAISDTQWKSNLLSGNRKTTERAPPSAANMEEAERIARDSLPLKKEEPKKSGSIFNRPGGR